ATCCCTAACGCTTGTGATAGTCCTACTGTTGATGATACGCTTTCCAATAAACAGCCTACTCAAAAGCAGATCCCAAAAGCAATTTTGCCTCTTATACGTTATCAACAACATGATAGTTCTGATTCTTCATCAAGGTAAACTGATATCTTTTAGCATCTGTGACTTTTGACCACAGAtttgttgactttgactttgaaaatGGTTAGTTAGTGATGAAAATTTCTTCATACAGTTTTCAGGGTTCTCCTAGTGAAGATAGGAACTTTAGGAGTGATGTTGATTCAACAGAGACAGACGATGCATCTTTTTCGGGTCAAGAAGACAATGAGCACAATGAGATTCTTGACTGGGCTAaggtttttctttttctttcttttttaaaaaaaattctttaAACATTGTTGTCGATCTGAGCTTTATGAATTATCCTTTCTCACACTAAGAAATTGAAAATTGCAGACCAACAACCATGGATCTTTGCAGATTATATGCGAGTATAATTGTTTATCTGTCCCGGATAGAGGTTCAACAATTAAGTTCCACCCATTGGAATACCTGCATCCTTTGGAATTACATAGACCAGATGAAACAATTTTACACATTGCTGGTTCAGCAGTTGATTTAATGTCTTGCAGCACAAGTTTTGAACTTGCAGAggcaggtttttttttttttttttttttgtaacttttCTTTCTTACCACTTTGTGCATTGATGGTGGATTATATCATTTGCGTTCGGTACTGTAGGCTCACAAAGCACTTGCTGTGGAGGAAGAGGCAACAGCTTTATCAGTATGGGCAATTTCAAGCATCTGTGGCTCCTTGCGTCTTGAGCATGTAATTGTTATTCTGTTTATCGGTTAAACCGTTGTCTTCATTTTTCATATGCAACTTATGTGCTTCCAGACGGTAAATTAACAATgtccttttcatcttctttccATAGATCTTGACTATATTTACGGGTGCCCTACTGGAGAAGCAAATTGTGTTTGTGTGCTCTAATCTGGTATGTTATTCGTTATTGCAAATTTATGACATGATTGATTAACAGGTGTACATTACTTTTTATCATTCTTTGCATCTCAGGGAATATTGTCTGCTTCAGTGTTGTCGATTATCCCTCTGATTCGTCCATACCAGTGGCAGAGCTTCTTTATGCCGGTATTGTGGATAATCTTTTCTTAAGTTTTTAAGGCACATCTTCTATAATATATTTGTATCCTCCGAGTTCAAATGTTGTTTTAATTGATTTGCTTCAGGTCTTGCCAAATGACATGCTAGATTTCTTGGATGCACCTGTTCCTTTTATAGTAAGTttttaatttaagttttttttttgcgTAATAAGTTTTACGGCTCTTTTGACCTATTATAATAATGTTGACAAGGTTGGTGTGAAGAGCAAAACTGCCGAAGTACAATCCAAGTCGGGAAACGTTATATATGTTGATGTTAACAAGAACCAGGTGCACATTTAATGTTGTTGTATCAAGTGTTTATAAAGTTATCGTGCATCTTTTGTGATGTTcgttgttttatttatttttaatgtatCCTTCAAGAAGTCTCATGTATTGCGTTTTGATGTTGTTTTTCCATTAATTAGGTCAAATCATCGTCAATACCACATTTCCCTCAGTACAAAGAGTTATACGCAGCCTTAACTCCTTATCATGCTCAACTGGTCGGAGAAAGTTATTTAGGGAAAAAGAGACCGGTTTATGAATGCACAGATGTGCAGGTATAATTCATATTAATATTACTAAAAAGATGTGTTTATGTGAGTTTTTTCATGATATATATTTACCCTTTTTTTGTTTTGATGCGTTTGAAATATCAAGTCAAATATTATAATAATGCAAGGAGATAGTTTGACATGATTTTTGTTGAATACATACAGGTAGAAGCTGCAAAGGGATTCTTGAGAGTATTAAGATCTTATTTGGATTCACTTTGCTCTAACCTACGTTCTCACACAATTACAAATGTTCAGTCAAATGATGATAAGGTTTGTCTCTCTCTTCCCACATACATCTATAAAGTTTATAGTTAAAATAAATTTTATACAACTGTTACTTCCAATGACAAAATGTTCATGAGCTGTGAAGCATGTGATCGTTGAAATTGGTCGATGAACTAACAAAGCTTAAAAACACATTTCTAACAATCTATCTGACGTTCTCTTTAGGTATCATTGCTTCTGAAGGAGAGTTTCATCGAGTCTTTTCCTAGCCGTGATCGACCATTTATGAAGGTAACTTTTCTTTCTTACAAAATTAAGTTTACACTTTTTCCCGCAATAAACTTTATAGTAGGCGCCACATAAAGTGAAACCAACTTACAGATAATTTAAACTGATGGGACAAAGTGTAAGTATGGTTTCTATTCAGCCATTTTATTAACTTAGATAACAAACATGGTGATGGTTGAGATGTTAGTTGTAAGATGCGGTATTAATTAAGTAATGGGAAGCAGGTATTTGTGGACACACAGCTCTTCTCTGTACATACGGACCTGGTGTTATCGCTATTCCAAAAGGATTAGCAGCATGAAGTTGTAAAATATAGTTAGCAGGTAAGTTGTATGACTTGAAGCATTATGTAAAACTGGGTTCTGAAGCCATTAACATTATTATataatagcaaaaaaaaaaaaaaaaaaagaataaaaaccaATTTTGTACATGATTCTAGTAGCTAGCTGTGTACTCATCATTTGTTTTTGCTAGATATGATTTTTTTTAGTGGATCCTATATCATTGGTCTCTTTCAAAGCAAACACAAGATTGTCATGTTGtgtcttttttttcttttagttgACTAGGTCCACGTGTCATCTTGATGTTTAGTTGACTAGGTCAACAATGTTTAGGCTTGCAATCGCGCACACTTGAAGCTTAAAAAAAACCTGTACTAATATGAGAACAATAAAAAGGTCAATAATAGACTTGCAATCATCCATTTGATTGTGCCTATAAACCTTCTCGATTCGTGCTTTCCAAATCAACCAAACTTTAGATAAACTAGTTGTTTACCatgcgcgcgcgttgcggcgcgctaaACCAAATCGTTCTATAAGAATGACAAAACATGTCAAATAACAAAAAGTAACTCAAACTAAAACGTCACGTATTTTCGatcggtaccggttcggcaccggtattcaccgatttttaccctcaaatacaacccccgcccaaggggccacgccgaaacccaagcccacccggggtggtgacttggccgtttgtacccaacccacgacacaaccccagctccataccccatattctaatatttcctagatttttttaaacacatagccgttggcaaacggctagcacaaacggctacttgtcttggccaatgagatcccgccatgtcatcttgatagccccgcccaacgctcgggctgaaaccccccgcctaaggggccacgccgaaacccaagcccacctggggtggtgacttgggcgtttgtacccaacccacgccacaacccccgccccataccccatattctaatatttcctagatcTATTTTTTTAAACACGTAGCCGTTGGCCAACAGCTAGcctaaacggctacttgtcttggccaatgagatcccgcaaTGTCATCTTGATTACCCCGCTCAAcacccgggctgaaacccccgcccaaggggccacgccgaaacccaacccacccggggtggtgaattgggcatttgtacccaacccacgccacaacccccgccccattccccataccccatattctaatatttccttaatctttttttaaacacatagttgttggcaaacggctagcccaaacggctacttgtcttggccaatgagatccaaccatgtcattttgatagccccgcccaacgcccggtcTGAAACcaccgcccaaggggccacgccgaaacccaagctcactcggggtggtgacttgggcgtttgtacccaacccacgacacaacccccgccccataccacatattctaatatttcctagattttttttaaacacatagtcttggccaatgagatcacgccatgtcatcttgatagccccgcccaacgcctgggctgaaacccccgcctaaGGGGCCACGCGGAAACCcaacccacccggggtggtgaattgggcatttgtacccaacccacgccacaaccccctcCCCataccccataccccatattctaatatttcctaaatctttttttaaacacatagctgttggcaaacggctagcccaaacggctacttgtcttggccaatgagatccaaccatgtcattttgatagccccgcccaacgcccgggctgaaaccccgggccaaggggccacgccgaaacccaagctcactcggggtggtgacttgggcgtttgtacccaacccacgacacaacccccgccccataccacatattctaatatttcatagattttttaaacacatagtcgttggcaaacggctacttgtcttggccaatgagatcacgccatgtcatcttgatagccccgcccaacgcccgggctgaaacccccgcttaaggggccacgccgaaacccaagcccacccgaggtggtgacttgggcgtttatacccaacccatgtcacaaccccgccccataccccatattcttatATTTCCTAAATcactatttaattaatatatgttcACTATTCATTCACTTATAATTTTAttagtatataatataatataatactcaTTTTGATTTAAAAATGTAAAATTAACTACATATCTTAATCCAATAAACACATAATAATATACTTCTATATGACATGTGTCGGCGTAAATGAAGAAGATTTTCAAAGTCCAAAGTTGAGGATGTGGGCCAATGGAGAGAATTAATAGGGGGTAGCAGTGTCAATGGTGaatttttatataagaaaaatggtGATGGTTGGAGAAAAAGCAAAACCCCATTGGTAtattttataaatttagatttaATCAAATGAACTTTTATATCAAACAATAAAAAGCATCATGATTTcaaacctttttttttctttcttctacCTCTATTTTTGTATACTTTATTACTTTATATAAAAAGTGGGTGTTTGAAAAAGAAGGCACCATTGTAGAAAGAAAGGAGTGTTTTTGAAGAATGAAGATGTTTGAAATCTAATGTGGCAGCTAATGTGACACGTTTGTGGGTATTTGAAAACTCTAACGTTGTGGATGCTCTTGGTTGCTTCAAGATTTACTTGTTTAACATCAAGATACaagaccaccaccacctccactccACTATGATCGGATAAGTTTTCCGACTAGTAAAGCCAGTAGAAATTTATATACATGAGTGTATGAGACGGAGTAGCGGACAAGATATGAACGTTGAGACACATGTACGTGGTTACAACATCAGTAAGCCCATAGACATAGTATTTCACTTGGGCTGTGGCCCATACACCATCAAGTTTTTTCTTACGATGGGTTGGGTTGGTTCGTTAATCAGCACTGTAAAAGTTCTTCTATATATGCCTTGGGAGTATGATGCCTGCTTTGATAGAAATGAGTGATCATCGGTCATGATTCATGCTTTGTCATTTGATGGTTGATAGGCTCTATCTAGTATTGTACGTTGCCCATCCACTTCATTTTTTCTTTCTTTAGAAATCAATACATAATAAACCTTTTTAAATCTCTCCCTTTTATACCGTAACTAAATCCAACTTTATTGCTATGGAAACAAGACCGAAATCATTGTCTCACTAGTTCGTCCGAattattttcctttttttgtGCAAGACATGTTTCTTCATTGTATCTTGGGAAGCAGCAATTCACCAACACTCGTCGCACACAATTCGAAAGATTATTGCTTCAAGTGTAGTGGATATAATCCGCCTTGGTGTAACAAACCTTTTGAATAATATAGATATGAACCCATCAACAACATTCATGACTCTTCCTATTTGAACACATCATCCTCCTATGTGAACCATCACATCGTTTTTGGGGCCCCTTTTTATCGAACCAGTCTGGATGCGCACCATCATACCTTTTTCGTATGACATGATCTAAATCGGCCAACCAATTTTTGGGGCCTTTTTTTATTGAACCAAACATCAGGATGCGAACCATCATACCTTTTTCCTATGACATGTTCTAAATCGACCAACCAATAAAGTAGGTCCGCCCCTACTCATACTTGGGCTATGACGAGTAGGTAGGAAACATAACCGGGATAATCTCCTTTCATGTAACCGATGTTTTTAATGAAAAATAATAAACATAGTCACAAGGACTCAGATTAACAAACTTATTACGGTTAATTTTTTAGCTATGTAAAAATAGGATTGATAATAAAGATAAGTTAGTCAAGGAACAACGACTTTTGAAACTAATAACAATAAATTACTTGTTATCCTTGGGCCTTAGCATTAAGGCCATGTTTATCAATTCTCTTTCTAAATATAACGTGCTAGATGTCCACTTTTTAACTCATCGCGTCAATGTAAAATGTTATATTAATTACAAACCCATGTCGATCTATGGATTTAATTAGTTGTAAACAAAAAAGGAGATAAATGAGTAAAGAAAAGAAACTAATAATTACAAAAGACAACTCGCACACAGATAGTGGTTTGAAGATTACAGTttgataaaagaaaaaaaaaacgtgaCAAAAGTAAAAGAAGTTCAGATTTTTATCAGTTTTAATTATGGTATACA
The sequence above is drawn from the Helianthus annuus cultivar XRQ/B chromosome 12, HanXRQr2.0-SUNRISE, whole genome shotgun sequence genome and encodes:
- the LOC110893692 gene encoding uncharacterized protein LOC110893692 isoform X1; this encodes MDNGHEDEPSSTGWGASFFVQTTEEVSGAVVTSPRPSAVFSSKGDSGSPLQKLQSQVFRVLKGLSSPLEEKSRTYNPEVLTSQKRQWASFQLQALHQRILKEPSRLFESMVVVGLHPNSDIQALQRQYFGRKSELPGRLRSALSGQHQFRVEPNLEPQVLFAYPPDKPLPLRSKDLLSFCFPGGLEVHTIERTPSMSELNEILLGQEHLKQNDLSFVFRLQGADESTLYGCCVLVDELVHQPSRLVSMAVDGQLLSPRRSRHILTTRRCYCILTRLPFFELHFGVLNSIFIEERLERLRISISDLHLELAYENEVSLDDKLNGVSAEYGSQETPNGTTETVHLSRGNSVTERFSDSVIPVCSETETDSSNKKYCAIPNACDSPTVDDTLSNKQPTQKQIPKAILPLIRYQQHDSSDSSSSFQGSPSEDRNFRSDVDSTETDDASFSGQEDNEHNEILDWAKTNNHGSLQIICEYNCLSVPDRGSTIKFHPLEYLHPLELHRPDETILHIAGSAVDLMSCSTSFELAEAHKALAVEEEATALSVWAISSICGSLRLEHILTIFTGALLEKQIVFVCSNLGILSASVLSIIPLIRPYQWQSFFMPVLPNDMLDFLDAPVPFIVGVKSKTAEVQSKSGNVIYVDVNKNQVKSSSIPHFPQYKELYAALTPYHAQLVGESYLGKKRPVYECTDVQVEAAKGFLRVLRSYLDSLCSNLRSHTITNVQSNDDKVSLLLKESFIESFPSRDRPFMKVFVDTQLFSVHTDLVLSLFQKD
- the LOC110893692 gene encoding uncharacterized protein LOC110893692 isoform X2, yielding MDNGHEDEPSSTGWGASFFVQTTEEVSGAVVTSPRPSAVFSSKGDSGSPLQKLQSQVFRVLKGLSSPLEEKSRTYNPEVLTSQKRQWASFQLQALHQRILKEPSRLFESMVVVGLHPNSDIQALQRQYFGRKSELPGRLRSALSGQHQFRVEPNLEPQVLFAYPPDKPLPLRSKDLLSFCFPGGLEVHTIERTPSMSELNEILLGQEHLKQNDLSFVFRLQGADESTLYGCCVLVDELVHQPSRLVSMAVDGQLLSPRRSRHILTTRRCYCILTRLPFFELHFGVLNSIFIEERLERLRISISDLHLELAYENEVSLDDKLNGVSAEYGSQETPNGTTETVHLSRGNSVTERFSDSVIPVCSETETDSSNKKYCAIPNACDSPTVDDTLSNKQPTQKQIPKAILPLIRYQQHDSSDSSSFQGSPSEDRNFRSDVDSTETDDASFSGQEDNEHNEILDWAKTNNHGSLQIICEYNCLSVPDRGSTIKFHPLEYLHPLELHRPDETILHIAGSAVDLMSCSTSFELAEAHKALAVEEEATALSVWAISSICGSLRLEHILTIFTGALLEKQIVFVCSNLGILSASVLSIIPLIRPYQWQSFFMPVLPNDMLDFLDAPVPFIVGVKSKTAEVQSKSGNVIYVDVNKNQVKSSSIPHFPQYKELYAALTPYHAQLVGESYLGKKRPVYECTDVQVEAAKGFLRVLRSYLDSLCSNLRSHTITNVQSNDDKVSLLLKESFIESFPSRDRPFMKVFVDTQLFSVHTDLVLSLFQKD